The Streptomyces sp. NBC_01775 genome includes a region encoding these proteins:
- a CDS encoding ABC transporter permease, producing the protein MSGGPHTALLRTQLAGMLQRPGRLALTGLSVLIAAFVVFGTVLAQEITERTTLDHFSGTPAATSLIASPDGGGPGITEAGAGAARKVPGVAEATARTETQVSLAGVSDRLLQLNADPGRGRLSRVRVTAGAYPDGHREVAVNQQAARHWGIEPGDRLRMPFPRGDDPERTRTVTATVTGVVATRSDRMETAYAPAATINAMSRVKGSDRLDVRAEPGVSAHALSKRLSQVLDHHGTHVEITTGTAVRAEEAHDAVQQYVDFFRIIAMFLAVAVIAAALVATSTFRIVFAQRLRQLALLRAIGAHRRQLVRALAVEGAVVGLAAGTTGVLLALGAGHAAPVVAGSAGQDLSAPGVPVGAALAVVAGAVLVTVGAVLAPAVSAAGVSPLQALRSADTSAGERGVGRGRLGIGLVLATAAVGLVGVVLGQLPEGADPAYEPSGNLTVTVLSGTLAFLALITLGPLLVRPVLAGAGWPLRRLGPTGNLAVSGVGGAPRRAAAVSMVVALGVTLVSGTLVGITSMQSYADGRLAVQAPADFNLEGSEKGLDPDLVRRAEKLPQLADVTSYRTAEVSVRGAGPGGVSATDMDLGELPSLRQIRTATGDVRDFGPGRVILGATLAEELGVRAGDSITLKAAKKGSIRASVAATLPDEGPLTAGMVLAPADLDKAGTPPRATDVLANAAEGGQAGRNAAAKAITKAAGAQGDVHLKVLAEERERSDADISLLATTALGLLGLTVLIAVVGVASTTGLTVLERTRESGLLRALGLGRAGLRTMIGAEAGLYGVLGSVLGLALGVPYAWLAIRVLNLGAPLDLPYGQLVGVFVGLTALTALTGLLPARRAARVSPVAALGTGE; encoded by the coding sequence ATGAGCGGGGGACCGCACACTGCCCTGCTGCGCACCCAACTCGCCGGAATGCTGCAACGCCCGGGCCGTCTCGCCCTGACCGGCCTGTCGGTGCTCATCGCCGCGTTCGTTGTGTTCGGCACCGTGCTGGCCCAGGAGATCACGGAGCGGACCACCCTCGACCACTTCAGCGGCACTCCGGCGGCGACCAGCCTGATCGCGAGCCCGGACGGGGGCGGCCCGGGCATCACCGAAGCCGGGGCCGGAGCCGCCCGGAAGGTGCCCGGCGTGGCCGAGGCCACTGCCCGCACCGAGACTCAGGTGTCGCTCGCCGGGGTCTCCGACCGCCTGCTGCAACTGAACGCGGACCCGGGCCGGGGTCGGCTGTCCCGGGTGCGGGTCACTGCGGGCGCGTACCCGGACGGTCACCGTGAGGTGGCCGTCAACCAGCAGGCCGCGCGGCACTGGGGCATCGAGCCAGGTGACCGCCTCCGCATGCCGTTCCCGCGAGGCGACGACCCCGAGCGGACCAGGACGGTCACCGCGACCGTCACCGGAGTGGTGGCGACCCGCTCCGACCGGATGGAGACGGCGTACGCCCCCGCGGCCACCATCAACGCCATGAGCCGCGTGAAGGGCTCCGACCGGCTCGACGTCCGCGCCGAACCCGGGGTGTCAGCACATGCGTTGTCCAAGCGGCTCTCCCAGGTGCTCGACCACCACGGCACCCACGTCGAGATCACCACCGGCACTGCCGTGCGGGCCGAGGAGGCGCACGACGCGGTGCAGCAGTACGTGGACTTCTTCCGCATCATCGCGATGTTCCTCGCCGTCGCCGTGATCGCTGCGGCCCTCGTCGCGACGTCGACGTTCCGCATCGTCTTCGCCCAGCGGCTGCGGCAACTGGCTCTGCTGCGTGCCATCGGGGCCCACCGCCGCCAACTCGTGAGGGCCCTCGCCGTCGAGGGGGCGGTGGTGGGACTGGCCGCCGGTACGACGGGCGTCCTGCTGGCGCTCGGCGCCGGTCACGCCGCCCCGGTGGTCGCCGGCTCGGCCGGGCAGGACCTCTCTGCACCGGGGGTGCCCGTGGGGGCGGCGCTGGCGGTGGTGGCCGGCGCCGTGCTGGTGACGGTCGGCGCGGTCCTCGCCCCGGCGGTCTCCGCCGCCGGTGTCTCCCCCTTGCAGGCGCTGCGCAGCGCCGACACCTCGGCGGGCGAACGCGGCGTCGGCCGCGGACGCCTCGGCATCGGGCTGGTCCTCGCCACGGCCGCCGTCGGACTCGTCGGCGTCGTCCTCGGGCAGTTGCCGGAAGGGGCCGACCCGGCGTACGAGCCGTCCGGCAATCTCACGGTGACGGTCCTGTCGGGCACGCTGGCCTTCCTCGCGCTCATCACGCTCGGACCGCTGCTGGTCCGCCCGGTGCTGGCCGGCGCCGGATGGCCGCTGCGGCGGCTCGGGCCCACCGGCAACCTTGCCGTCAGCGGGGTCGGCGGCGCCCCGCGCCGGGCCGCCGCCGTGTCGATGGTCGTCGCCCTCGGTGTCACCCTGGTCTCCGGCACCCTCGTCGGCATCACCAGCATGCAGAGCTACGCGGACGGACGGCTCGCCGTCCAAGCGCCTGCGGACTTCAACCTGGAGGGCTCGGAGAAGGGCCTCGATCCCGATCTCGTACGCCGGGCCGAGAAGCTGCCGCAGCTCGCCGACGTGACCAGCTACCGAACGGCCGAGGTCTCCGTCCGCGGGGCCGGACCGGGCGGCGTGTCCGCCACCGACATGGACCTGGGCGAGCTGCCGTCCTTGCGGCAGATCCGCACCGCCACCGGGGACGTGCGGGACTTCGGCCCCGGCCGGGTGATCCTCGGTGCGACGCTCGCCGAGGAGCTCGGCGTGCGGGCCGGCGACAGCATCACGCTCAAGGCGGCGAAGAAGGGCAGCATCCGCGCGTCGGTCGCCGCGACACTGCCCGATGAGGGCCCGTTGACCGCAGGCATGGTCCTCGCACCGGCCGACCTCGACAAGGCGGGCACCCCGCCGCGGGCGACCGATGTCCTGGCCAACGCCGCCGAGGGCGGGCAGGCGGGCCGCAACGCGGCGGCGAAGGCGATCACGAAGGCCGCCGGGGCCCAGGGCGACGTCCATCTGAAGGTCCTCGCGGAGGAGCGTGAACGCAGCGACGCCGACATCAGCCTGCTGGCCACCACGGCGCTGGGGCTGCTCGGACTCACCGTGCTGATCGCCGTGGTCGGCGTCGCCAGCACGACCGGCCTCACCGTGCTGGAACGCACCCGCGAGTCGGGCCTGCTGCGTGCACTGGGACTCGGCCGTGCCGGGCTGCGCACCATGATCGGTGCCGAGGCGGGCCTGTACGGCGTCCTGGGCAGCGTCCTGGGACTGGCCCTCGGCGTGCCCTACGCCTGGCTGGCGATCCGGGTGCTGAACCTCGGCGCTCCGCTGGACCTGCCGTACGGGCAACTGGTGGGCGTCTTCGTCGGGTTGACGGCGCTCACGGCGCTCACCGGGCTGCTGCCGGCCCGCCGCGCGGCCCGGGTCAGCCCGGTCGCCGCGTTGGGCACCGGCGAATGA
- a CDS encoding ABC transporter ATP-binding protein, translating to MHINAVECRDGSSRRSGPRGRSEGGVAAVGAEDLVKVYGQGDTAVRALDGVTVDFARGRFTAIMGPSGSGKSTLMHCLAGLDGATSGRVRIDETELTGLSERALTTVRRDKVGFVFQSFNLLPQLTALDNITLPLDLAGRPVDRTHLDHLVGVLGLRDRLTHRPGELSGGQQQRVALARALTPRPAVVFADEPTGNLDSRSGTEVLGFLSASVRDLGQTVVMVTHDPRAAAHAERVVVLADGEVVDDLDSPTPATVTRALRAPEDAR from the coding sequence ATGCATATCAACGCAGTTGAGTGCCGTGACGGAAGCTCACGGCGGAGTGGGCCCCGTGGGCGGAGCGAGGGCGGTGTCGCGGCCGTCGGCGCGGAGGATCTGGTCAAGGTCTACGGTCAGGGCGACACCGCGGTACGGGCCCTGGACGGGGTGACCGTCGACTTCGCCCGCGGCCGGTTCACCGCCATCATGGGCCCGTCCGGTTCCGGCAAGTCCACCCTGATGCACTGCCTGGCCGGCCTCGACGGCGCCACCTCCGGACGGGTGCGGATCGACGAGACGGAACTGACCGGCCTGTCGGAGCGCGCACTGACGACGGTGCGGCGCGACAAGGTCGGCTTCGTCTTCCAGTCGTTCAACCTGCTGCCACAGCTGACGGCGCTGGACAACATCACGCTCCCGCTCGATCTGGCCGGCCGACCCGTGGACCGGACCCACCTCGACCACCTCGTCGGTGTGCTGGGCCTCCGCGACCGGCTGACCCACCGGCCCGGTGAGCTGTCCGGAGGCCAGCAGCAACGGGTCGCGCTGGCCCGCGCGTTGACCCCGCGCCCCGCAGTGGTCTTCGCCGACGAGCCCACCGGCAACCTGGACTCACGGTCCGGAACGGAAGTGCTCGGCTTCCTGAGCGCCTCGGTGCGCGATCTGGGCCAGACCGTCGTCATGGTGACCCACGACCCGCGCGCCGCCGCCCACGCCGAACGTGTCGTCGTCCTAGCCGACGGAGAGGTCGTCGACGACCTGGACTCACCGACGCCGGCGACGGTCACCCGGGCGCTCCGAGCCCCGGAGGACGCCCGATGA
- a CDS encoding response regulator transcription factor, which produces MSDGGTGSGGAGGPIRVVVVDDQPLVRAGFVMVLDAQPDIVVVAEADDGSEALALLDTVAADVVVMDVRMPVMDGVEATRRLGERPDPPRVLVLTTFDNDEDAFAALQAGASGFLLKNVPPQDFLSAIRVVATGDSVVAPRVTRRLLDRFAGQLTPEPQRKDTRLAALTERERGVLELVAQGLSNSEIAARLYVAETTVKTHLGRILAKLELRDRVQAVVLAYETGLVRPAD; this is translated from the coding sequence ATGAGCGACGGCGGTACGGGCAGCGGCGGTGCGGGCGGGCCGATCCGGGTGGTCGTCGTGGACGACCAGCCACTGGTGCGCGCCGGGTTCGTCATGGTTCTGGACGCGCAGCCCGACATCGTCGTCGTCGCGGAGGCCGACGACGGGTCCGAGGCTCTCGCGCTGCTGGACACGGTCGCGGCCGACGTCGTCGTCATGGACGTTCGTATGCCCGTCATGGACGGGGTGGAGGCCACCAGGCGGCTCGGCGAGCGTCCGGACCCGCCCAGGGTGCTCGTGCTCACCACGTTCGACAACGACGAGGACGCGTTCGCCGCGCTGCAGGCCGGCGCGAGCGGTTTCCTGCTCAAGAACGTGCCGCCGCAGGACTTCCTCTCCGCGATCCGCGTGGTGGCGACGGGTGATTCGGTGGTGGCGCCGCGGGTGACCCGGCGGCTGCTCGACCGTTTCGCCGGGCAGTTGACCCCGGAACCGCAGCGGAAGGACACCCGGCTCGCCGCCTTGACCGAGCGGGAGCGGGGTGTGCTGGAGCTGGTCGCGCAGGGGCTGTCCAACTCCGAGATCGCCGCCCGCTTGTACGTCGCCGAGACGACCGTGAAGACGCACCTGGGGCGGATCCTCGCCAAGCTGGAGCTGCGCGACCGGGTGCAGGCCGTCGTGCTGGCGTACGAGACGGGGCTGGTCCGCCCCGCCGACTGA
- a CDS encoding sensor histidine kinase: MLGRISSKSGMRWAYDLVLAGLVAYSTLSEGTGADWLIGLSMAVAVVFRRRLPLTVMAVVSALALTQYLLAALPREPLAGEITGYDGALLVAMVTVVSHTEQMWKVYAAGGVVVLGVAVAYWGESSGTSASSQDSLNEGLMVAGFCVGVWLTAYVLRTRRLYVAVLEERAVTAERERAQLARLAAAEERAAIARELHDVVAHSLSVMTVQADGASYAIETDRGRAQEALRTIAATGRDALEDMHHIVKVLRGGKEPGGEGDEDRRRVGLDHLEPLVERARAAGLHVDLSIGDKPAGLSNAGELTLFRIVQEGMTNALRHAGPGAHVAVTLTFDEDTAALEVVDDGAGQRVGSGSEMVPASGGNGLVGMREQVDVYGGRFSAGPRLGPGWQVRVELPVRTAA; the protein is encoded by the coding sequence ATGCTGGGCCGGATATCGTCGAAGTCGGGGATGCGCTGGGCATACGACCTGGTACTGGCCGGGCTGGTCGCCTATTCGACGCTGTCCGAGGGTACCGGCGCCGACTGGCTCATAGGGCTGTCGATGGCGGTGGCGGTGGTGTTCCGCAGGCGTCTTCCCCTGACCGTGATGGCGGTCGTCTCCGCTCTCGCCCTGACGCAGTATCTGCTGGCTGCACTTCCCCGCGAGCCGTTGGCGGGAGAGATCACGGGGTACGACGGAGCCCTGCTCGTGGCAATGGTGACGGTGGTGAGCCATACCGAGCAGATGTGGAAGGTGTACGCCGCGGGAGGCGTCGTCGTGCTGGGGGTCGCGGTGGCGTACTGGGGCGAGTCCTCCGGCACCTCGGCGAGCAGCCAGGACTCCCTCAACGAGGGTCTGATGGTTGCCGGGTTCTGCGTGGGGGTGTGGCTGACGGCGTACGTGCTGCGGACCCGCCGGCTGTACGTGGCAGTCCTGGAGGAGCGTGCCGTCACCGCGGAGCGGGAGCGCGCGCAGCTCGCCCGGCTGGCCGCCGCCGAGGAGCGCGCCGCGATCGCTCGGGAGCTGCACGACGTGGTGGCGCACAGCCTGTCGGTGATGACCGTGCAGGCGGACGGGGCGAGTTACGCGATCGAGACGGATAGGGGCAGGGCTCAGGAGGCGCTGCGGACGATCGCGGCCACCGGCCGGGACGCGTTGGAGGACATGCACCACATCGTCAAGGTGCTGCGGGGCGGGAAGGAGCCCGGCGGCGAGGGCGACGAGGACCGCCGCCGGGTGGGTCTGGACCATCTCGAACCGCTGGTGGAGCGGGCCCGCGCCGCCGGGCTGCACGTGGATCTGAGTATCGGGGACAAGCCCGCCGGGCTCTCGAACGCCGGTGAGTTGACGCTTTTCCGGATCGTTCAGGAGGGCATGACGAACGCGCTGCGGCACGCCGGTCCCGGCGCCCACGTCGCCGTCACCCTCACCTTCGACGAGGACACCGCGGCCTTGGAGGTCGTCGACGACGGGGCCGGGCAGCGCGTCGGCTCCGGCTCGGAAATGGTGCCCGCCTCCGGCGGCAACGGGCTGGTGGGCATGCGGGAGCAGGTCGATGTGTACGGCGGCCGGTTCAGTGCGGGCCCCCGGCTCGGGCCGGGCTGGCAGGTCAGAGTCGAACTTCCGGTGAGGACGGCGGCATGA
- a CDS encoding Uma2 family endonuclease encodes MTAEPAPEINTITWPVPPPDGYTVDDLLTLPDLPPHTELIDGSLVFASPQRNFHADVIDLLVSGLRASAPRDRLRVKREMTVVLNRRNGPEPDVSVVKAESVNGPDQTWYHAADVLLAVEVVSPDSEERDRDTKPRKYAAAGIPHFWLVERAGESPHPVVRVYELDPVAKGYTLRGNFHGRLTLDEPFDIDIDLTAVDEL; translated from the coding sequence ATGACCGCTGAACCGGCTCCCGAGATCAACACGATCACCTGGCCGGTGCCCCCGCCGGACGGCTACACCGTGGACGACCTGCTGACCTTGCCGGACCTCCCGCCGCACACAGAGCTGATCGACGGGAGCCTGGTCTTCGCGAGTCCGCAACGCAACTTCCACGCTGATGTCATTGACCTGCTGGTCAGCGGGCTTCGGGCGTCCGCGCCGAGGGACCGTCTCCGGGTGAAGCGGGAGATGACCGTCGTCCTCAACAGACGAAACGGCCCTGAGCCGGACGTGTCGGTCGTCAAGGCCGAGTCGGTCAACGGGCCCGACCAGACCTGGTACCACGCCGCCGACGTCCTGCTCGCCGTCGAGGTCGTCTCGCCCGACTCCGAGGAGCGCGACCGCGACACCAAGCCGCGCAAGTACGCCGCCGCGGGCATCCCGCACTTCTGGCTGGTCGAGCGGGCCGGGGAGAGCCCGCATCCCGTCGTCCGGGTCTACGAACTGGACCCGGTGGCCAAGGGCTACACCCTGCGGGGCAACTTCCACGGCCGGCTCACGCTCGACGAGCCGTTCGACATCGACATCGATCTCACGGCCGTCGACGAGCTGTAG